Part of the Lolium rigidum isolate FL_2022 chromosome 6, APGP_CSIRO_Lrig_0.1, whole genome shotgun sequence genome, GTGTGGTCGAGctagcgtggtggcggtggcggcggttagGTCAGGGGTTTTTTTTTTTAGCCCGAGCTACATGTGctcgttttttttttgcaaaattcaaaaatgagATTTTAAAGATTCAAAAAAATATGTGAAACAATGATGTAGACAATGATGTGGTCTACCAGTGTGTAATATTTGAACTCAAGATACCTTATACGCCCCCCGTCCTATAAAAATTGACTAAATTTTATCTAAATTCGAATGCATCTAGGCATTAAATagtatatatatacatctaatTTTTGATAAATCATAGACAAGTTtcatgaaacggagggagtacttgaggCTCCACAAAAATTACAAAATCTGACatattttaagattttgaaatattACAATGTTCACTAGAATTTTTCATTTTTGCAGAGCTCAAAATATGAGGTATTCTGAGTTGAAATTTTCCATGTCTGTAGATCATAGTATTGTATACATGTAGATTTGATTTTAGatatttttgaaactttaaattgttttttttcaaaaaaaaaaaagagctacgTGTAGCTGAGCTACACTTGTGGTTTCCGAACttaaacaaacaaataaaattttaatAAAATTTAAAGTAGTATTGTAAAATTATTTAGCTCCATTCTTGGACACAAAATAACTTTCACTATATTTCCACTTTATCTTAAAACGATACAATAAGAATTAGGAATGACCCTATGACCTTAACTTGAAGCAACATACTAAAAAGGATTAACAATTCAATTAACCACTCTAAGAGTTATTCCCAATAATCTATAACCATTGGTACTACTAGAATGGTTGCTAAAAATTGAATTAACGTGCCACATGACTACAAAGTTATTATTAAATAAATGAATTGCAACACCTAAAATAAGTAACCCTAATTACTTGGCATAAAAAGAAAGTCAACTTAACCCTTAaggatgttcttcaaaagttattattttcgCTCATACAAAAGGAAATCAAATGACTTATCTTCTTAAAAGGTTAAAAAACTTTAAAAGAATATTCCTTATGAGTGATATGTGTTATCAATTAAGAGTAACCATGCATATATTGTCTTGTTTTTTGTATTGATGAACTATGAGCGGGAATCTTAATTTCCTGAGATTTACCTTATGAGTGAAGTAAATTTGAACCTAAACCAAATCCATGAGAAATCACCAAACCCAAACCTAAATCAAATCCGTAAATGAAATCAACGTGGATTAATTGTAAGGTTAGAACACTTGCATATCATATCTCATGCACACAGTCAAGAAAAAATCTCATGCACATTAGCATACTGACAATCTTAAAAACATTAATCCTTATCGAACCAATGATGCTCTTCCATATGGATCTTATGATGATGTAAAGCACGCTGAATGCGTAATCTTGCACTCAGGAGGCAACTTCACTCTTGCATGTCTTTGATAATTATATCAAAACCCCTTTTGAAAACTTCCATTGCATTCAAAAGCAATATACTATTTCCATAATAAATATGAAATGAAGATTACCGTTCCAGGATGTGGTTCAGTAATCTAAACTCTGTGGTGGAGATTCTAATGTACTGACATAGCTTAGGATTAAACAACGATTGCAGTCAGTAATTTAAGCGCCCTATAAGCCATGCTGAACACATATTCTAGAATGTGACGTTATGTCATCTGGATATTTTTCCTTCCATATATTCTCGGATacttagggcatgagcaatggtggcatacatAACTAGCTGCTCCATGTAAAAGAATTGTAAGAAGCAATATGgtgaattttatctctccaatggaagctacaactttagttagaaaaaagagagaagggaccccacaaatataacactatgtatctctttctctctccaaaaagcatgCTTTTAGGACTGAAGATcccacttcttgaagaggaggttgcctcctcatccgaacctactttggaccacccgaacctaacTAAAGGTGTGAAGCAGCacctctagggcagtgcattgggcatgcccttagggcatgagcaatggaggcagctgtccaactaggcttggataaaacttttgacatatgcatgccatgttatggtcccattaatatgtctttctctcaaaagctgatttggtttttctctttctctctcacattttccactttatggctgaagaggttgcctcctgatgaagaggctgcctcctcatccgaacctactttggaccacccgaacctagttaaaggtgtgaggcaacacccctagggctatgcattgggcatgcccttagtTGGATTGTATTATGTTGACGAATCGGCGGGTGGGAGCCCGTAACATCCCCATTCTGTGTTATGGAATGACACCTATAGTATCTGTGAAGGGAGGGTAATTGAGTGTAGGTCTCGTCACCGAAACTCGTTACAAAGGGTGGAATACGGGATCATAAAGAGGCTAGTTATTGGCGAGTTTTTAGACCGAGCCTTGAACCATGGAAGTGTAAACGGAAAAGGTACGCTCGGTTATGCAACAAGGCTAAATACGTTTGTGGGAAAAGTAGCACACCTCTCGAGGATGTACAAAATATGTCATGATACTTCTTGTTATGGGAAAGAACTATGATCGATGCGGGAAAGCAAATACATGAAGTTCTCACAATCCGTGAAGGCCGATGGACATAGTTTTTATAAACTAAAAATTaccttttctaaaaaaaaaccatTTTCGAAAACTTGCATAACCCTAGGATTTCATGATCCACGACGCCCACATAGTAGAACTTGCTAAGTACACTCGTACTCAATTTATCCTCCTATCCCTTGCTAGATATTGGAGAAGTTGGAGACAAAGAGGACCACTACGAGAAGCTGAAGTCAAACAACAGGAGCAAAGTAGTCCACAAGCGCCATTAGAGACAGTGGAAAATAAGATGGAGCATAAGAGAGGACCAATCCTTATATCGGGGAACCTATCTCCGTAGAGTATTGTTGTAGCAGCAATCACAAACCAAGTAGTACATGAGATAGATCTCGTTGTGAAATAGTAGACGAGTTGCTTTGGCCCGTTGGACTCTAATCACACATTGGTTTGGGCTTGTCTCGTGGGGTGGGGTGGGAGGGGGGAGATAAGACATAGTACCTCCCATGGGTTGTCTCTGACGGGACGTAGCGCAATCCGTCAACGCCCCCCATTTAGCTTATTCTCTTCGCTAATTCTAGTAACGTAGCTCTTAGGTATGTTTTTTgtttggttttttaatttttgaaacgATCGCTTTCTGTTTAGTTTTTTGATTTCTAAAAGTGACCAATTTATTTTTCATAATATGAACAAGtttaaaatctgaaaaaataaaaatgaatattTTTAATCTGAACAAATTTAAAATCTGAACTATTTTTAATCTGAATATTTTTAATCCGAACAAGTCTAAAATCTGAAGAAAAAAATTAACACATTTTTTCTTTTCAActctgaattttttttaaaatctgaacCTAAATAGAAAAACCAGGCAGAAAGAATAGACCCATGAGGCCGTGATAAGTGGGCATGCCAAGAAGTATACCTGGGCAttcctcgggccgggccgggcctgaaAAAGCCCGAACCTAACTTTCCAGGCCTGACCTTTGGGCTTACAAAATTGGGCCCAAACATAGAAAAGCCCGGCCTGAGAAGCCCGGCCTGAACTAATCTAAAATTGCGTTTTTGCAAGCCCGGCCCAGCCCGAACTAAGCTATATCATGTTTTTGCAAGCTCGGGCCCGACCTGGCCCGATGTTTGGGCTCAAAAATCAAACCCGAAGCCGGCCCGACATGCAAGCCCAACCCgacccggcccgggattttcgggccgggccgtccgggctgggctgcccatgcccagctgtaccAAGAAGCACCGGGGGTTCGCGGCGACCACACCATGCCGCGTTAAGCGGTGAATAGGATTTATAGTCTCTTCTTGGGAGGCACCAGGGTTCAAAGATGACTAGGCAAACCAGTGGAGTTCATATCTAATTGAGCGTTCTGTTGAGGAAGTACAGAAATGTTctcgaagaagaaagaagaagatcttgaacgggTCAACTTTGAGCCTCATCAACTCTCTTCGTATCAATGGAATACTATGTCTGTCCATTGATAAGCTGGGGAACATGTTTTCAATGTATAGGTACAGCCGTACAGGCATACAACGTTGCTTCATCAATTTAAATTTCTTAAGTTTGTAAGGGGCAGTGATATCTCCTCACTTGCAATATAGTGTAATTTATCTTTCCTTTGAAATTGTACTAGTGTGTTTTATCCATTTAATGATGCAAAACAATGTCACTCACACATGGTTCAGCTTATTCAGAAATCCAAGGCCTTTCATCTACGTTATCTGTTATTTCAAGCATAAAAAAGAGGGGGATAGCAAGCATTGCTCATTAGATTAGTGGTTTGAACTTTGAAACTTAGACGGGCAGCACTTTTATTGGCCTATTATTTCAGCAGGCTCTTCCTTGGTCTTCAGATTAGTTGTCTGAACTATTCAGTGAATGCCTGTTTGATTGCCACAACTATTTATACTTTATATGAACTATAAAACTGATAATCGATCAACTGTAAGGATCTTGTATTGAAGTTATTTACATACAAAACCTCGATTTAAATAAATTAGCCTAATTGAATCAACTTCTCTGTTAAACATGCAGAACAAATCACATCATAACATACAAATGTAGGAGTATCTACTAACTATCGCTACACGAAGGAATGAATCACTAtggcatttgcaggacacggttgTCTGTCGTAGGTATGTTGGAGCGGGCCAAAACTAGGGGTCGTCGTCGGGAGTCTGGCGTCATCTAGCCGCGCCATTTCACAGTTTCACGAAGCAGAGTGAGCGGCCATGTGGTGCTGAACCCAGTAGTCGGCCAAGAATGTCTTGGCGGCGTCGAGGCTGGGGAAGTATGGCGGCTCGAGGAACATCTGCGACAGGGGGTCCATCGCCTCCGCCGGCACGAAGAGCGCCCGgttggccgccgcctccgccgtgcCGCACACCGCCGCGACGAGCTGCCGGTAGGCGAAGAAGAATCCCCGCACGGCCGCCTCGACCGCCTGGAAAGCCTGCAGCAGCTCGATCTTGCCCGCGTCCTCGCCTTCGCCGCGCCTCCGGCTGTGGTAGAGCCTCATGGCCGCCTCCTGCACCCTGGGCCCGCCGTTGGGGTCGGCCTCGACGCCGATCACCCATGGCACCCGCTTCTTGATGTCCCTGGTGGCGTTGGCGACGTGCAGCAGCGCTCTGGAGCGGAAGCAGAAGGAGGCGTCGGTGCCGGGCCGTATCGCGAGCTGGCTCTTGAGCCGCAGGAAGTCGTCGGGGTCCATGAGCAGGTGCAGGTCCTCGATGTCAGCGAGCAGCTTCCACACCCGCTCCAGGATCCAGCAGTCGCTGGCGGCCGCCTCCCAGTCCTTTGCTTCGATGCGGTTGTTCATGCGGGTGAGGAGCTGCGTCGCGGCGCAGAGCCAGGACTCGAGGATCTGGTGGATGGTGAAGAGCGCGTCGTTCTCCCGGTTGCGGAACCCGGTCTTGTGCTCGGGGCACACCCTGGGCTTGAGCGCGTGCAGGTCGTGCGGGCGCACGACGCGGTCGTACTCCAGCACGGGCTTGCCGGCGAGGTTGGGCTCGCCGAGGCCGAGGGAGAAGGCGCAGGCCTGCATCTGGCCCTCGATGGCGAACCTGATCTTGGCGGCGACGGTCTCGGACCGCTCCCAGGCGGCGAGGCGCGGGAGCAGGCTGGCCTCGCTGGCGTGGCACaccacggcggcggcgctcccgggCAGCTGCCACACCTCGGACGCGCTGCGTTCCCGCGGGAGCACGCCCTCGGAGGCGCTCAGCTCGGCCAGCGGCGCGGACCGCTCGCCCTCGCAGAGCGCCGCCACCAGCTCCACCTCCCGCGCGGCCAGCGACTCGAGCCGCCGCGCCAGCTCGCGGCGGCTGGCGTACGGGCGCGGGTCGGAGAGCGCGACGGAGACGAAGCGGAAGGTGATCTCCAGCGCCTGCAGCGCGGGCGTGACCAGACCCTCGTCGGCCCAGCCCGGGCAGCACGCGCCCTTCCACAGCGTCGACAGCTCCGGCAGGCGCAGGTACTGCTCGTACGCCTCCGCGGCCGAGCTGTCCTGCACCTTGAGGATCAGGGACGAGGTGGGCGCGCGCCGCTTGTCGTCCGGCCGCACGGGCGAGACGGGGGACAGCTTGGTCGTCGCCATTTCAGCGCTCCAGCTCAGCTCTGGTTTGAAACCTCTGCTACTGCTGCTTCTTATTCGAGTTGCTCCAGACGGAAACTTCGATCGACTATTTTTTACTATAAAAAGCTCGTATCTTTGAGGTTTGCGTTGTGGGCTCGAGAGCTATAAGGTGAAGCTGCTTATATACTGCTGCTGGATCAGTTGGTGTTATAGATGAGGGTAAGGAGGAGCGCGTGATGGCGTGTGGACCGTGATgaggagtggttttgaaattgaaTTTCTCTGAAACCGCGGGGTTTGGATGGGCTGGCGTGCGTGGGGCTGTACGCAGAAAACCAATAAATTAGGAGAAAAGCGATCCGAGCTTATCCGGAATGGGGTGTCATCCGCGATGAGATCCGGTTTGTGCTGTCCAAGTCGTGAATCGTGGTGTTTTCTCGCGTTCCGGCACCGCCGCACGTCGCTGAACGCAGCCGTCTCTATCCGTTGGGCGTCCAACCTAGGCCGGCACAAGGTTCGCTGTAGATTTGTGATTATCATCTTATTTTATTCGGATTTGCTAGATTTTAGCTTGCTGAGAATTAAGTTAGTATCCACATAACTCCTATACCCtctgatttgcatcgtgattagAGATAACACACTCTAACCCAATGCAACCAAATGATCGATATGGTGGAAGAGGGGTAACACTACATTTATGTTGAACGATGGAGAGAGAGTTTGGCGGAATATGTTGGGTGTTGTATTGAGTCTTTcggacgagtatatatagtggtagaGATTTGAAGGGTAAGATAGCTCttctagagatatggtaggtagagattacaaatcctagactacctaatatactTATACGGAGTactaaatatatctctaacacacaCACCCCCCCCACAGCCGCTAGTAACGTGAACAATAGTATCATCACAGACGGTCAGATTGGAGAGAAGCTGAAAGTAGGAACCAACGGGCTCACACCCCccacccccgcagtcgtagccggagcgtcgtggacgatgtcgcgtcACGGATGCTTGGACTATAGAAGAGCCGaggtgctcatgcgaggtgatagccctttgtgctgatgtcgaggtagccgagagtgtGGGTGTTGCAACCTTGGCcggggtagccgcgcgaggggatGTCATGGTCGATGTCGTGCTCGGGTGCCGctgtcgaggtagccgcacatgaagccacaagcgcatagtgcgcgaggagagtgacggaaacgcgtcgaggcagtcgtcgAAGAGGGTGTCGATGCCGAGGTCGATGCAAtcagagccgtcgaggacgaggtgcttccctagttttgccagaactaggtgcatgtcggggacgaaggcatactccggttttgccagaaccgagtacacaaAGAAGAAGTCGGCGACGTGGTCAAGCCAGTCGTAGAAGAGTCGATACCGAGGAAGaagttgtcgaagccgatgaggaCGAGACGCCGATCCGAGCTTGCTAGGcccggggacgcgtcggggacgaaggcacataCCGGTGTTGCCAATACCAGGCGTGCGAGGGCAGGGACCAGCATGGACCATGCGCTAGTATCAGGGGGACCAGCAGAGGAGGTCTCCAGAGCGGTGACGAGACGTAGAGCGGCGAAGAGGGAGAGGTGCCGATGCAGTCCGCGGTTTTCGGAGTAGACGAAAGTCAGGGATGAGACGATGACGCTGGCGATGAGGTTGTGGTggacgaagacgtagaaggcggcgaaaCCAGCACCGCCAGGAGTGGCCATGCTGGATGCCTAGACTGTAGAGGTGGTCGGCGAGGCCTGCGACGACTAGAAGTGGTCATGCAGGTTACCTGTTGAGGTGCGGCGGTGGTacccgaagtaggcgaggaagaacccGGCAGCTTGACGTAGACCTTGCGCTGACGGTGGCGACCTGCGCCGATGGGGCGGCGTGGTAGTAGCCTGGAACGTCAGTGCGCGGGGGATAACGAAGTAGACGGCCCGAGGggtcggtgatgacccacaagtataggggatcgcaacagtcttcgagggaagtaaaacccaatttattgattcgacacaaggggagacaaagaatacttataagccttaacaactgagttgtcaattcagtgcacactggaaaagcactagcaacaagggtgatgtgaaagtagcgagtgatatgagagcaatagtaacgataacacggcggcgagtaatagcaatatgagagcaatggcaccgagaagatagttgatactacttccaatgacatgtagaacaagtatatgatgatgagatatggaccggggttcccagctatctacactagtggcaactctccaataacaagtgttgggtgaacaaattacagtcggacaattgataggattgaaatagcattaagacagaatatcaagattattaatcatgtaggcatgttttccaattatagtcgtacgtgctcgcaatgagaaacttgcacaacatcttttgtcctaccgacaggtggcagccgggcctcaagggaaactatctggatattaaggtactccttttaatagagcaccggagcaaagcattaacacttggtgaaaacatgtgtccctcacatcactaccatcccctccggttgtcccaatttacgtcacttcggggccattggttccggacggcgacatgtgcatacaacttgtagatacaatctaagcaataagtatagagctcaaatctaagatcatgccactcgggccctagtgacaagcattaagcataacaagattgcagcaacaataacttcataaactttgtagatagacaatcataatgtaacaatccatcggatcccgacaaacacaacaccgattacatcagatgaatctcaatcatgtaaggcagctcatgagatcattgtattgaagtacatgggagagatgataccaactagctacggctagaacccgtagtccataggggaactactcacggagcatgatggaggcgatggcgttgatggagatggcttccgggggcacttccccgtcccggcagggtgccggaacagagagttctgtcccccgaattggagtttcgcgatggtggcggcgcccctggag contains:
- the LOC124668031 gene encoding nematode resistance protein-like HSPRO1 yields the protein MATTKLSPVSPVRPDDKRRAPTSSLILKVQDSSAAEAYEQYLRLPELSTLWKGACCPGWADEGLVTPALQALEITFRFVSVALSDPRPYASRRELARRLESLAAREVELVAALCEGERSAPLAELSASEGVLPRERSASEVWQLPGSAAAVVCHASEASLLPRLAAWERSETVAAKIRFAIEGQMQACAFSLGLGEPNLAGKPVLEYDRVVRPHDLHALKPRVCPEHKTGFRNRENDALFTIHQILESWLCAATQLLTRMNNRIEAKDWEAAASDCWILERVWKLLADIEDLHLLMDPDDFLRLKSQLAIRPGTDASFCFRSRALLHVANATRDIKKRVPWVIGVEADPNGGPRVQEAAMRLYHSRRRGEGEDAGKIELLQAFQAVEAAVRGFFFAYRQLVAAVCGTAEAAANRALFVPAEAMDPLSQMFLEPPYFPSLDAAKTFLADYWVQHHMAAHSAS